Within Sorangiineae bacterium MSr11367, the genomic segment GCGGTCGGGACGCAGGTCCACACCACCGTGACACCAATGATGGCCGTGGCCCGCACGTCCTTGGCACCGCGCAAGGCGCCGCGAAGGACGATGTTGACCGCGTCGAGCACCTGGAAGACGGCGGCCACCAGGAGCAGGTTGCGCGTGATGCGGATCACCTCCGGATCGGTGGAGAAGCCGTGCGCCAGCGCCCCGCCGAAGACCGCGAAGATCACCCCGCAGACGGCCATGAAGCCGACCGCGAGCTGCAATGCGGCCCATGTGGCCCGGTCCGCCTCGTCGAGGCGCTTCTCACCGAGCGAGCGACCGACGAGGATGCTCGCTGCCTCTGCGATGGCCACGCCCGGAAGAAACGACGTCCGGATCGTTGCCATGGCAACCTGGTGGGAAGCAATCTCGGAGCTGGCCAAGGTCCCCAGCACCGCCGTGAACGTCGTGAAGGCGAGCGTCTCGGCGCCGAAGTGGATGGCAGTGGGCATTCCCAGATCCCACACCCCGCGACAGGCTTCGCGCAGGCGCAGGGTGCTCGGGGGACAGCGCTTCATGTCCCGCAGCAGCAGAGCGCCCAGCATGATGCACTCCAGGTACTCCGACGTGGCCGTGGCATAACCCGCACCGCGCACGCCCAGGGCGGGAAGACCCCAGTGCCCGTAAATGAGGCCGTACGCGAAGAAGCCGTTGAAGACATTGGCCACGAGGCCCACGATCATCGGCGAGCGCGTATCTCCCGTGGCTTGGCGATGCTGGTGCAAGGCCACCAACACCGTGACGCCCACGGAGCCGTAGGTGACGGCCGAGAAGAAGTCTCGTGCCGGTGCAATGAGCTCGTGGTCGACGCCGAGTGCCAGCAGAAGCCATGAAATGTCGCGCCCGAAGATGAACAGCGCCACGCCGATGCCGACGGCCATCAAGATGCCCGCCTGTGCGTAACGTATTCCGTCTTGCGGACGGCCCTCTCCCACGGCGTGTGCGGTCTGCACTTTGACCGCGCGCATCGCTCCGAATACGAGCGAGTAGCCAACGTACATCATCATGGTGGCCAGACCGACGCCGCCCAAGGCAGCAGGTCCGAGCCCGCCCACCAGTTTGGTGTCCACGAGTCCGAGCATGGTCTCGGCGCTCATGGCGATGACGATGGGCCATGCCAGCTGAAACAGCTCCGCACGCGTTCGTGCGCTGGCCTGTGCGTTTGCGTTTGCCGTGAAGGAAGGTCGCCCTTCGCGCGCCAAGAATTTGCGCACGTGGGCGACCCATCGTTTCAATCGATAGCGTCGAAAAAGCGAAGTAAACATGAATACGTCCTCTGGAGCCCGCTAGCTGGATCGCCTAAGCGCGGGCTCCGAGGAGCGCCTGGCGACGGTGTTTGCCGTCGCCTTTCTCTCGAAAGCGACGGATCAGTCTTTACGAAGCGTGTACGCGATGAACTTCGGCTGACGTACAGCCGCGTCGCGTGCAGTGGTAAAGACGGTCACTTGAGACATGGTGAATGAACGATGTCCGATAGGTGGCATTTCGTCAAGACGATAATCGCGAATAGTTTACGCGAGATGCTTTTTCAAAAACGCAATCGTGCGATCCCACGCAACCTTTGCGTTCTCCGCCGAGTAGACCTTGGCGCGCGTGTCATTGAAGAACGCATGATCGGCGTCATACACGTGAAGCTCGATTGATTTGCCGTGTGACTCGAGCTCGCGCTTCACCGCATCGGCCTTTTCCGGCGTAACCCATTGATCGTGCTTGGCCACGTGCGTGAGGATCGGCGCCGTGACCTTGGCGTATTCGGCCTTCGGCGGAATGCCATAGAACGGGACCACGGCGGAGAGTCCCTCGAGCTGGGTCGCGGTCACGAAGGAGAGCGCGCCGCCCATGCAGAATCCCGTCACGCCAACCTTGCCCGTGGAACGCGGGTGCGACTTCGCATAGGCCACCGCCGCGGCGATCTGCGAAATGGCGCGCCCCCAATCGAGGCCGTCCATCCGCTCCGAGGCGCGCGCTTCGTTGGTGAGTGGCACCTCTTCGCCGTCGTACAAATCCGGCGCGATGGCAAGGAACCCGGCGCTCGCGAGGCGCGTGGCAATCGAGCGGATGTGATCGTTCACGCCCCACCATTCCTGCAGAACGATGACTGCCGGCGCCTTTGCGCTTCCCTCGGGTAGGGCGAGGTCGCCCTTGACGGTCTCGCCATTCTTCCCTGCAAATTCAACGCGTGTGGTCATGGCCCTGTCTCCTAAGGTTTTGCTGCTGACATGCCGCTCTTGCCTGGTTTGCCTACGTGTCTGGCACTGCCGGGCCAAGATAGAGGTGCGCATGCTAAGACGGAAGTCATGAGGATGGTTCTCGTAGGTGCGTTCGTGTTGAGCCTCTGGGGTAGCGTCGGATGCAGCAAGTCGGATGAGGCAGCGCAGGTGCCCGCCGGCGGCGAGCTGAAGGTGGAGGCCAACGAGAAAGGCTTCACCCCCAGTGCGATTGCGGTGAAAAAGGGTGCAACCTCGCACCTGGTGTTCACCCGCACAAGCGAGCAAACGTGCGCCACCGAGGTGGTGTTCCCCGATCTGGGCATCAACAAAGAGCTTCCCTTGAACAAGCCGGTGTCGATCGACATCCCCGCCGATCAGGACAAAACGCTGACGTTTGCCTGCGGCATGAACATGTACAAGGGCCAGGTCGTCGTTAAGTAAGAACGGCGCGCACGCTCTCCTCGACGATGCCGAGCAGCTGCGTGAGGTCGTCGTTCGAGATGGTGAGCGGCGGCGTCACGTAGACGGTGTCGCCCAACGGTCTCAAGTAGGCGCCGCGGCGGCGGGCCTCATCGTAGACGCGCCATCCGATCTTGCCGAGGTAGCCCTGCCCGAGATCCGCCGCGCCGACCATGCCGAGGTGACGCACGCGTGCCACCCCGGGGATCTCGGCGATGCGCGCGAAGGCGCGCTCAATGAGGAGGCTCTTTTCCTTGGCGCGCTCGAGGATCTGCTCCTCGCGGTAGATGGCCAACACCTCGCGCGCGAGGGCCGCGCCCAGCGGATTCCCGCAGAAGGTGTGCCCGTAATAGAGCGCTCGATCTTTCGTTCCGCGGAAGCCATCGAAGACCCGTTCGCTCGCGAGGGTGGCCGCCATGGGAAGGATCGCCGAGAAGGCCTTGCCGATGCACATGATGTCCGGCGCGATCCCGGCATGGTTCACCGCCCACATGGGACCGGTGCGGCCATAGCCGGTGAACACTTCGTCGGCGATGAGCATCACGTCGTGCCGATCGGCCAACGCGCGAAGCTCGCGCAAGAACGCCGGATCGTAGATGCGCATGCCCGCGGCAGCCTGCACCATCGGCTCGATGATGATGGCCGCAGTCTCGTCGGCCTTTTCGCGCAACAGTCGCGCGAGCGTGTCGAACGCGCGCGCGTGCGCGTCGACATCTGGCACCGGAACGCGCACGCAGGTGAGGCCGATGTCTCCGACCACGCGGCGAAAGACCTCGAGCCCGCCGAGGCTCGCCGCGCCCAAGGTGTCGCCGTGAAAGGCGCCCTCGAGGGCCAAGGCCCCGCGCTTCTTCGGCGCGCCGTTCTGCCCGTACAGCTGCAGCGCCATGCGAAGCGCCACCTCGACGGAGCCGGAGCCGTTGTCCGTGTAGAATACACGCGTTAGCCCGGGCGGGGCGATGGCCACGAGCTCCTCGGCCAAGCGCGCCGCCGGTTCGTGCGTGGTGCCTGCGAGCGAGCAATGGAGGAGCCCTTCTTCGGCCTGCCGCCGCATCGCCGCCACCACGCGCGGGTGCGCATGGCCGAGTGTGGCCGTGTACCACGAGCTATTGCCATCGAGGTAGCGCCGGCCGTCCACGTCCTCGAGCCACGCGCCCTTGGCGCGCGCGATCACCAGCGGATCGCCGGCGAGGTACTCGTCCATCGCGGTGTACGGGTGCCAGACGTGCGCCTTGTCTCGGGCAACGATTTCGTCGCGGGTCATGCCCCGCTTACTAGCACGATCAGGAAGGGAGACCGCCACGGAGCTTGGCGGCGCGTTCGAGGTCGGCCTGGTTCACGTCGTCGGCGCCCGCGGGGAGGCAGACGGTGACGGTGGTGCCTTCGCCGGCGCGGCTCTCGATGAGCAAGAAACCGCCGTGAGCCTCGACGATGCGATCGACGATGGCCAGGCCGAGCCCGGTGCCGCTGGGGCGCGTCGTGAAGAACGGATCGCGCGCGCGCAGGCGCACGATGGTGTCCATGCCCTCGCCGGTGTCGCGGATGTGGACGGCGAATCCATCGAAGCCGTCGTCCTGGCGCCGATCGACGTGGAGCGACAGCGTGCCGCCGTGCGACATGGCCTGCACCGCGTTCTCCACTAGGTTGTCGAACACCTGGCGAAGGAGGCTCGGGTCGCCCCACACGTGCGGATTCTCCACGTGGTACTTGGTCGCGACCTCGATGCTCTTGGCCTTGATCTTCGCGAGCTGCAGGGCCCGATCGAGAAGATCCGATATGCGAATCTTCGACTTTTGAACATTGACCGGACGCGCATACCGCAACAAATCCGACACCAGTCGATTGAGGCGCGTCGTCTCTTCTTCCAAAATGCCCAGCAGCGTCGTTTGATCGTCGCGGGGCAGGGTGGGCCTGCGCAGGCCTGCGACGGCATTGGTGATCACGGCCAGCGGATTGCGAACCTCGTGCGCGACCACCGCGGCCAACTCGCCGACCACCGCGAGCTGCTCTTTGCGCCCGAGCTCCTCTTGTGCGGAGTGGAGATCGCGGTACGACTTTCGAAGCTCGCGCGTGGTGTGCTCGAGCTCCTCGGTCCGCGCCTCGAGCTCACGGCTCACGGCGGAATAGCGGAACGCGTACGAGCCCGACCCGCCCAGCAAGAACGCGACGAACCCAAGCCGGCCGATGCCCGATCCGCCGAGTGCACCGGTCGACACCATGGCCTCGTGCACCATGGTGAGAAACAAGAGGAACATGCCGGCGGTGACCGGCAGCGCGTCCTTCATCCCTTCGAGGTAAAGACGCGCCAGGCGATAGGTGGCCACGCCCACACCACAGGCGAGGAGCAGCACGATGGTGATGCCCAGCGCCGTCAGCCGGCTCTGAAAGAGCGCCGACCAACCGGAGATGTCGTCTTGCTGCTGCAAGATGTTCGCGGCGTCGAGGACGCACGCGAAGAGCCCTCCGCCGTACGCGAACCATAGCCATCGCCGCGTCTGCGCCACACTGGCCCGGCGCTCCGCATGGTGCATGACCGCGAGCAGCCCGATGACCACGCAGGCAAACCCGAATCGACCATCGTGCGGGCCGGCGTGCGAGAGGTGGAACAGCTGCGTGAGCGAATAGCCAAATTGAGAAAACGCGAACAGCGCGAAAAATACGAGATCGCTGGCCCACGCTTCACGCGACCAGACGAAGGCCGAGTAGAGGCCTACGAAGGCATATACCGCGAGACTGCCGCAAAGGGCGCCGAAGGTCCAATCCAACTTGGCGGTACCATAGCCGGAGATTCTCCCTCCGTACACGTGCCCGTGCCCGTGCCCCTGCCCGAATTCAGATCGGGAAGGGGAACGGGAACGTGCATGGGGGGCTGCAAGCTACTTCTTCGGCGCGGCGGGCTTGGCCGAATCCGGCTTCGACATATCGTGGCCAGGCATCGGCTCTGCTTGGCCTTCGTGGTCGATCTTGATCTCGCGCGACACGCTGTTCCATGCACCCGGCACGGGCTTGTCGTTCTTGTCGACCAGATCGAGCTTCACCGTGTAGGTGCCGTTCTGCAAATTATCCAGGTAGTACGGCGTACCGAACTTGGTGACTTTGGCCGTCAGGTTGCCTTCGATCCCGGGGCCGCTCACCGCGATGTTGACGTGATCCTTGTCCTCGGACAGCACATCGTTCAGCAATTGGAAATCGATGAGGACATGGTTGGCCATGTCGCCTTTGTATTCGCCCTTCGGACGGCTGTAGATGAGGAACGGCTTCTTCACGTCGACCGTCGGCGTGCCCTTCTTGCCGACGTAGAACTCGACGACGTTGAGCGCGTCCTTCGTCTTCACCGACTCGTGGTTCGCGCGGCTCGGGAACGTCGCGAGCACGTGCTGTCCTTCGGTGAGCGGCTCGCCGGCCGTCAGCTCGGACAATTTGACGGGCGCCTTCGGGTCGTAGATCGCCTTGTACGGCTTGTGGTCGAGGATCAGGTGAACGTGCGAGCTGCCCGTGGCCGTCTGCCAATTCTTCACGTCGAGCTTCACGGCGAAGTCGTTCGCCTTGTCCGCCGCAACGACCTGGCCCTTCGTGGGCGCCGCGATCTTGGCCGTCGGCAGGGGCGCCGCCGGATCGGGGCTGGCCGCACCCGCGGTGAGCGTGACCGCCGGTGCGGGCGGCTTCTCGGGCGCTGCCTCTTGCGTGGCGGCCGGCGGCGCCGTGGTGGCGGCCGCAGCGGCTGGCGCGGGCGGAGGGGGTGGTGGCGGTGGCGGAAGATTGTCGCTTTCTCCGCCGCATGCAGCCACCGCGAGCGCGAGCGGGACTGCGAAAAGCGCTGCAAGATTGAGGGGGGATTTCATGGTCGGCTCCTTGGTCGGGGCCACGATCGCTGCGCGCGCGTCCTTTCGCAATTGGAATTTGGATGGCACAC encodes:
- a CDS encoding MATE family efflux transporter, with translation MFTSLFRRYRLKRWVAHVRKFLAREGRPSFTANANAQASARTRAELFQLAWPIVIAMSAETMLGLVDTKLVGGLGPAALGGVGLATMMMYVGYSLVFGAMRAVKVQTAHAVGEGRPQDGIRYAQAGILMAVGIGVALFIFGRDISWLLLALGVDHELIAPARDFFSAVTYGSVGVTVLVALHQHRQATGDTRSPMIVGLVANVFNGFFAYGLIYGHWGLPALGVRGAGYATATSEYLECIMLGALLLRDMKRCPPSTLRLREACRGVWDLGMPTAIHFGAETLAFTTFTAVLGTLASSEIASHQVAMATIRTSFLPGVAIAEAASILVGRSLGEKRLDEADRATWAALQLAVGFMAVCGVIFAVFGGALAHGFSTDPEVIRITRNLLLVAAVFQVLDAVNIVLRGALRGAKDVRATAIIGVTVVWTCVPTAAYVLGKLAGLGALGGWLGFIGETTFSATFFWLRYWRGPWRRGYVPPSANAPSTEGGLAQAENASLNAA
- a CDS encoding dienelactone hydrolase family protein produces the protein MTTRVEFAGKNGETVKGDLALPEGSAKAPAVIVLQEWWGVNDHIRSIATRLASAGFLAIAPDLYDGEEVPLTNEARASERMDGLDWGRAISQIAAAVAYAKSHPRSTGKVGVTGFCMGGALSFVTATQLEGLSAVVPFYGIPPKAEYAKVTAPILTHVAKHDQWVTPEKADAVKRELESHGKSIELHVYDADHAFFNDTRAKVYSAENAKVAWDRTIAFLKKHLA
- a CDS encoding cupredoxin domain-containing protein is translated as MRMVLVGAFVLSLWGSVGCSKSDEAAQVPAGGELKVEANEKGFTPSAIAVKKGATSHLVFTRTSEQTCATEVVFPDLGINKELPLNKPVSIDIPADQDKTLTFACGMNMYKGQVVVK
- the bioA gene encoding adenosylmethionine--8-amino-7-oxononanoate transaminase, translating into MTRDEIVARDKAHVWHPYTAMDEYLAGDPLVIARAKGAWLEDVDGRRYLDGNSSWYTATLGHAHPRVVAAMRRQAEEGLLHCSLAGTTHEPAARLAEELVAIAPPGLTRVFYTDNGSGSVEVALRMALQLYGQNGAPKKRGALALEGAFHGDTLGAASLGGLEVFRRVVGDIGLTCVRVPVPDVDAHARAFDTLARLLREKADETAAIIIEPMVQAAAGMRIYDPAFLRELRALADRHDVMLIADEVFTGYGRTGPMWAVNHAGIAPDIMCIGKAFSAILPMAATLASERVFDGFRGTKDRALYYGHTFCGNPLGAALAREVLAIYREEQILERAKEKSLLIERAFARIAEIPGVARVRHLGMVGAADLGQGYLGKIGWRVYDEARRRGAYLRPLGDTVYVTPPLTISNDDLTQLLGIVEESVRAVLT
- a CDS encoding ATP-binding protein, producing the protein MYGGRISGYGTAKLDWTFGALCGSLAVYAFVGLYSAFVWSREAWASDLVFFALFAFSQFGYSLTQLFHLSHAGPHDGRFGFACVVIGLLAVMHHAERRASVAQTRRWLWFAYGGGLFACVLDAANILQQQDDISGWSALFQSRLTALGITIVLLLACGVGVATYRLARLYLEGMKDALPVTAGMFLLFLTMVHEAMVSTGALGGSGIGRLGFVAFLLGGSGSYAFRYSAVSRELEARTEELEHTTRELRKSYRDLHSAQEELGRKEQLAVVGELAAVVAHEVRNPLAVITNAVAGLRRPTLPRDDQTTLLGILEEETTRLNRLVSDLLRYARPVNVQKSKIRISDLLDRALQLAKIKAKSIEVATKYHVENPHVWGDPSLLRQVFDNLVENAVQAMSHGGTLSLHVDRRQDDGFDGFAVHIRDTGEGMDTIVRLRARDPFFTTRPSGTGLGLAIVDRIVEAHGGFLLIESRAGEGTTVTVCLPAGADDVNQADLERAAKLRGGLPS